GGTCTATCAGGGCTTCTCAGAGGCTGGCATTTTTATTAGCTTCCTGATAGAAATATTGAACTGAtgggagaaatatttttaggttAAATCCTAATTGTCTGCAAGAAATTAAAGACTGAAAAGGTGGCTGTTGAAAACCAACCTGACTTGCACTGCTATCTTGTGTAGtgagtaattaaaaaaacaccaaccaacaactgaaaaagaaaaaaaatcccaacaaccCAGGCAAAAGGAAGGTAACAGTAGCAGGAGAGAGTGTTGGAGATTCCGTGAGCTCCGTTCCCAGCTGCCTGTTGTGAGTCTGAGAAGGCTCAGGTAGCTCTCAGGAATGAAACCCTGCAGGTCAGTGGTGATGACATACCCATCTGCTGCAGACCAGAAGATGATTCTGACACAGCTCATTACGTTTCTATTTCTGACTACGTCCATTGTTGGATTTAATGAATAAGTGATGTTTTGAACTGATAAAAACCCTGCAGCAAATTTCCCATTTTATGTTGTGATGAACAAGCCAAGAGATTCAGACAAGCTGTAAAAGGCCTTTTACATATGATTTCAGACTTATTTCAAAGTGGGAGGTGCTTCTCAGAGCTAACTTGAAAGTTTCTCTCACTTCCACCCCCAAAGTGGAGATAAGATTTCCACAGACTAAGCAGTGTTATCTCTAAaacaaggcagcagctgctaCCAACACTGTTGGTAGTTCATTATCACAGGGAAATATAATGTATTATGAAATGTAAAAATGGTGATTAACTATTTCACTGCTAATCCTTTTAGAGACAAAATACTCCCTTTGTTTATCCCACAGTGtgcatcttcctcctccttctccttgcatACCCAAGGCCAACCTGTCCCACACCCACCTGCTTATGTTTCCAGGCTTGATCCTCACACCTTTGATCATGCAATTATGGGCTCCCCATAGGAAACCACTTGCTACACCAAAATCAGAGAATGTGAGACCAGCATAAAAATAAGAAGTGAAACATCAAAATAGATCTTTCTGGGGACTGCCACAAGAGTGGtaatttttgcattaaattaattttgcattaaatttattaaaagtcTGCCATCGAAAGGTAAACAAAGCTGCCACAAGACTTCTCTTCTGATTTAGGATGTTGGTGTCAAAGACTGTCATGACTTCATTGCACAGTGTGGTTCACCTTGCAGTAGATTACACAACAGCTCAGTAGAGTTAGAAAAACACAGGTCTGAAAACACTTACTAGCTCATACTCataaatgttttgggttttttttcaaaagctcaACAGTAAGTGCTCTTTTCTCTGCCtcagagacaaagaaaaatgaaatcataaCAGCCCTCAGACAGACTTTTATGAGTCTAAAGGCCAAAAGTAATGTCTGGCACAGATTATTTAACTGGACTAAAGGAGAAATTAATTCCCTCTGAGGCAGGGATTTTGATTTACCATTTTCTTAAGGCCTTTGGTAGCACGAGAGCCTGGTCTGGTATGTGATGCCACAGGAGGTTTTGCACTCTCACATCTTGGCAGGACAGGCTGACCATTGTGGATAGGGCTTTTCCTGCCtgtcagaaagaacagaaagaaacagacTTTACCCCATAAAGGACCTCTCTGGGATTTCGGTCATGGCTTGGTGTCCCTCTGTAAAATCCATTTTCCCAAGATAATACCAAGCCCTGGAAAAggagcaaaacccaaaaataattCAGACAAAATGAAAGTGCTGCTGGTAGTTTGTAAAAAACTctgaaggaagaaggagagggTGCCTTTCCCTATTCCCAAGGAAACATGCCCATGACTGAGGAAGGTACTTTTGTGTTCAGATTGCTTCTGAAGTCTCCAGAGGTTTCATCGTTTTTCCTTATGCATATGTGCCTGCTTCCTTGTAAGTGCGGTCTTCCCACAGCCACCTTCCCTACCCTGACTCCAAGGGGACTTATGGGGGTGTGTTAATGCcactctgcagcagccaggattGGACACCAATGGGAAAATCTATATAAAACAAGTAACCGAACACTTCCAAAGGTAATGATGTCTGTCTGTTGTTTGGCTGCACTGGCTGAAGCTGAAGCTGCTAACTCAGCAGACTGTAAGTAGACACGATTGTCTTTTCTGTGAGTTCTGGCTGCAATTCAGGACGTTAATAATATCTAGAGAGCTATAGGAGGCTTGGATCCCATCTATCAGGAACCACCTCTCTCTCCACACACAGTTACAGGAGCAAGACTGGGGCGATGATCTTGCTTCCCTAGTTAAACTTAAACTAGTTCCCTAGTTTAGCAATGAGTGGCAGGCATTTGTTGGGGAGATCTGTACTGAGTCCATTATTTATTAAGCTATCACTTAGGATCCAGAACGGGTGTATTTGTTTGTAAGGAAGTCTGTAAAAATCTTGATGGCTGTTCTAACATATGTTTATGCATCAGAGTCAATGCTAGGGGgatgctttctttttaaattaggaACAAAATATCCcctaaaagcaaaatatctggACATATTGTTATATTCTTTCCCCAACACTTACAACAGCACTGAGAGAACACCCCAGCCAAGCTGACAGGCAGCCAAATATAATTTATGGCTTGTTTTAAAGTGATTTGTTGACTTCATGAAAGGCCCTGTCAAAAAGTACAGTCCCCTGAGTCCTAATGATGATAACAGTTATATTGCATCAGTGCTGAAAAACTCTTGGACAACAGTGACCCTACCCTGAGAAATCTTTTTAAAGTGCCTGAACATTggattttctgaaaagaaattaaacccAAGCTATTGTTTCATAGTTAATTTcgtttttcttcattctttgcTCATCTTATTTTCCACTGATTGGAATACTCTCTTGGtagcatgaaaataatttcccttattccagttaattaaaaataaagatgtgtGTTGTTTAAAGGAGATGCTGCTAACAAGGACATGTTTAATTTCTCTTACGTGCAGTGTTGAATTTGCCAGTGATATCAACATGTTTGTGTCTGCATCAGTCTGAGCCAGAGCAGGACACTCCTGAGTCTCCTATCAGCTGCATTTCTCCTCTCTGTGTCTCACTGAAGCAAAGGGCAACCCCCACGTGCTGTTTGTGCCTGTGCTGTTCAGAGCTCCCTCACCCAAGGGCAAGATACACATCCCCTGCTGTATCTGACCTGCATCTTGGGGAGCTTCCAGCCACCAGACCCTGGCTCCTCTGCCACTGCCCTCCTCGTCCTTGCCCCATGACcgtgctgctggggcagccttGCCTCTGCCTGGCTGTGAGAACAGTGAACACAGCTGCAAAAGACCATCTGCTTCCTAAGGCCTTCCTCCTCATATTTTTTAACAGTCTTATCTCCACTAAGTTAAATAGTGTTGTTTCATTGGTCAGAGTTCTTCCTGGTGGAAATACAGTGCTTTGGTCAGAATATTGGCTTTTAAATCTTGGCAAATTTGATGTGTTTTCTCTTGTCTCCCCCCTATTTTTACCTGAACCTGCACCCTAGATTTactgtccagcagctctgcaagtTTCCATTAATCCGGACTACTTTTCTGTAGGTCTTACTTGGTGTTGCTGAATATTAGGAGAGTGAAATTCTAGCTTACAGATAAAACAATATCACAGGAAGAATTATAAATATGTTCTTGTCCAAGCACATAACAATGAGTGAGCCTGACTGTGACAGTTTGGATCTCTGGTTTCCTCCCACCACCGTGGGAAAAGGAAGCTGCTTCTGTGCTTACAACAGCAGCGATTGCTTTCTAGATCTGTGTGGTGTAAGCGgggctcagcccctcctgggccCTGCCAGCtccggggacaccggggtgcCGCAGCTCCTGCTCGGCCGCCCGGCACGGGCGTGTGAGCGGGGTGGGCGCAGCCTCCACAGCCACACCGGGCCAGGAGGGACCCGGCCCGTGCAGAGAACATCTACAGTGCTCAGATAGCTTAGGGAAGGAGGGGGAATTCTTGTAAACTGCTGTGATTGCAAGTGTGTGAGATTAGTCCAAGGGCCTGATAGAAACTCCAGCAAAGCAGATGCACAGCCCCATGCCCTTCAGTAGGGTGTTTTCTTGATcgggtttgggttttttgggaaactaaaaggaaaaaattgtatTCAAAATGACAtgtctttttccttcattttaggaaaacacagaaaaaaattcaaatccattttgtggagagaaagaaagaaaagtattttaaggcAGAATATATGTTTTTGTACAATTTCTTGTGGAGAAGAACTCAAAGTATTAATTAATGAGCCAAAACTAGAACCATTGAAACAAGTGAGACCTCTGTAATTTACTTCAGGCTGAGCAGGTTTTCATACACGTCATAAACAATCACAGTGATTTTCTTTTACCATCTAAacagtggcagtgctgtgcaACCCATATGGCAAGGTTCTTGTTTGCTCTGAACAAAGTAGATCTTGCTTCTTTTATTGGTAGGTACAGCCGGGCAGAAGGTGTGTTGCATAGTTTGATGTCTGTGGAACCAGAAAAGAACATTGGAATTTTGgtgctgcagaaaaatattcagggttggggttttttttttcctctcttggaGGTAAAATTGTTCTAGCTGTTGAAGGGGGAGAGTTGGTGTTGCTTCCAAAGGTTATTTCTTGACATTCACATTTCACAAATAACAGGAAGGATACTGTGGTTAATGTGTGGTTGCAATTCTGGAAAGCGGCAATACAAATTACAATCTGtgattctattttattttattctatattttatCACCAATATCCATGTTGGATCTGCACAGATTGGAAGTAAAAATATTGTAGgaaactttaaaaacattttataactATCAGTGTAAATTCACCTTGACCCTAGGAATGTCAAACTATGACCCTGACCAAATCATCACAATGATGAAAATCCTAGtacaatttatttaataattctCTTGATGATCAAAGTACCAGATTACAGCTATTTCATCCATTATGGTTTGTGAAGAGGAATGGAATTGTGCAGAAAACTTTTATTATCACTAAAATTGTACCTCTGACTTGCAACTACATCATTTTATGTAGTACCATTTAATATATTGAGGTGTGGAATTGGATTTCTGAACTTATAGTCCACTCTTGAAACTGGTATAGGAATTTTGGCACAGGGAAGCATTTCCCATAATCAAACCTTTGGTGATGCCCAGATTTGAAGGTGCCTTTGGTGTGCAGGGTGTTCttaaaaaccattttttctATGCAGCAGCCAGTTAAACTTGTTTGAAAGAGTCTTGCTAGGCCAGAGAACATCAGACACTACGTTCCAGTCACAGTTCTCCCATCAGCTGCTACCCTAAATTTATCTCTTTGGTCCTGTGCAATACAGCAAAGGTTAAAGCATACAAACAGCTGAGTGGGCTCACTTTatctttgttttgaaatcaCAAAATCTCTTTAATTTAAGAGGTAGATAATGGTTTTGCTTGAGAGAGTCAGGTGGCTGAAGCCATACGAGCTGAGTGGATTTCagattggacattaggaagaaattcttcagaaaaaggGTGATTAActattggaatgggctgcccagggaggtagcggagtcaccatccctggaggtgtttaaggaaagactggatgtggcatttaGCTGACAGGGTGGTGATCGGTCACAGGTTGGATTCGATggtctcagaggtcttttccaatctaacTGATCTCTGTTTCCGTGATTTGCCTGGGCTCACCGAGGGAGAGCAGTAGGCGGTATGGCCAGTGCTCCTAAGGCAGCTCACAGGGACAGAGATAACGGGGGCTTGAACCCGAGTACAAGGCAGGAGCTCCGGGTGTCTGACAGGCAGGCCACCGAGTTTAAACATGACGCAATCTCAGAGACTGctaaacatttttctcctgttgtTACAGGCGTTTTTTGTGAATCCTGAGCTCACGCCTCCCTGCTGACAGCCTCTCTCACAGGCTGCAAGGGGGAGGGGGGGCGTTCGCGGCCTTCCCGAGAAGGTCTAGCGGGGCCTTCCCCTTCTCCCGGAGCCGCCCCTCGCCCGCAGCTCCTACCCGTGGCGGTGGCGGTGCCCTCAGCGCcgcgctccctccctccctcagccAGCGGAGCTCCGCCCGGCGGCCCCGCTCTGCCTACCTGGAGCCACCTCTATGGTGCGGGGCGGAgccgggcggcgggggcggcgcggcgggacGGGCGCCCGGGCCGGCGGCTGCAGCGACTCCCCTTTGTGTCtggagccgcccgtgctgttGGGGCGGGCGGGCGAGagggggcgcgggcggcggagctTCGGCCCTCGCTCGGCTCCCGCCCGCAGCCGGCGGcgggcaggggaaggaggcGGAGCGGCCCCTCGCCGGCGAGCTCGGCACGGGGGGAGGAAGGCGCTGGCAGCGCGGAGGGGCTGAGCAGAGACCGGCGTGAGGAGGCCGGGCTAGGCTGCCCAGCGCTGTGGAAACTCGGGGCGGGAGGCGGAGGAGGAAAAGGGCCTTCGCCCTCGGAGAGCAGCCGGCTGCGCTCGCAGCTGGAGCCGCCGAGGAGGGGCCTCGCCGCCCCGGGCCCCACCTTTGTCGGGGTGGCCGGGGGTGGCGTCGGTGCtgcggcgggggccggggcagcgcggAAGAGCCCGCCCGGCGCGGGAGGCAGATGGGCCGGGATGCAGCCGCAGCCCTCGCCGTGAGAACAAGGGGCCTCGCCGCCGCCTTACCCGGAGCGTGAGGCAGCGAGGAGTGGCGGCCAGAGGACAGAGACCTTTGCCGGGATGGGACGCGCCGCCGCCGTGAGCCCCTAGCTCGCTCTCCGTGCCCCGGCCAGCCCTCTGGGCCCGCGCTGACTGACACCGCTGTGGGCGCGTCTGGATATGTTCCCTTCCCAACCGGGCGCTTTCTTCGATGTCGTGAAGCTGCGTGGGAAATAGCCCGGTTCCCAGCGGGGTCGGGAGCGTGCCGCCGTCCTCCCCGGCGGGGGAGATGCCTCGGGGCTGGGAGGCAGAGCCAGGCGCTTCCCCCGTGTCCGCTGAGCGCTGCCGGCTCCCGAGGCATGAAGGCAGGCGGCTGTAATGGAGTAAGAGCGAAGACGGCTCCTCTCATCTGCCATTTGCCCTTTCAGACGGGATTGTAAACCGAGAGAGTTAAGGAAGGCTGTGCGAAAGCAGgaggatttttctctcttcggggtttggggttttttttatccccttttttttttctcctgccgGCTCGAACCGTGGCTTGCCCAGGTATGCCTGCCTCACTGCAGCACCTTGTGCTGGTGCTCCTGctctccagtgccaccctgctgCTCGGCACTGCGGCTGGTGAGTAGCCACTGGGTGTAATGAACTGGCCATTTTGGCAGCGGGAAGGGGGTGGGGTCCGCTGGTATTCGGGCACATCTGTGCCTCCTTACAAAGTGGCGTGCATCTATTTCAGCAGCGAAGCCTGATAAAAGTTTTGAAATCCTGATACGTTGAGTGACTCGGGGaataaaatctgctttattGTGTAAATGAGCTCGACCTGCACTCAGTAAGAATGCTTTGCTTAGATCTGCATCTCTTGTCTAGTAActtatttcagttttggaaatatatataatctttttgttttgcataCCTCGCCCTTTATAAGGTAATGCaggaatttttaatatatattttaatcgtcagcagagctgtgcctgttTCGCTGTGGGATCTTCGGGCAcagccatttttaattttatcagcATCGGTGCTTCTCGGGGCCTCACACATGTGCTGTAGTTTTGTAACAGAATTACtgtaatgtgtattttttttttccattggagAGATGTGAAGCAAATACGGAGCTATTTCTTTTGTTACTTGTGATAATAGAACACAAAAAATCACTCTTAAGGACTGCTGAAAGGCCTTGAAGAGTACTCTTTTTTTATAACAAGAAGTTGGAAGCAGAAATGCTAAGAGCATCCTTACTCATATATTTGGACACTCTAGTCctatttttaattgtgtttgGAAGCTCAGTGTTAGATATGCGGAGTGTTGGAAAAGAGATGTGTGTTGGTCTGGCatcctttgcttttctgtcacGGTGACAGATTAACATGTTGGAGCCTTCGAGTGTAACCCAGCTTTGTTAGGCAGGAATACCAATTGTTCTTGCAGTATGCATTTTCCAGCACTTCTGGAAGACTCCTACGACTTCTCTGTCGTTTTACTGATCAGGATCCAATCTGCAGTGCCTGCTTTTCTTCGTGATATTTTGTAATCTTCTGGATATAGCTCATAAGCGAATCTTCAGAGGAAAATTGCTGAATCTTGCTAAGATGACCCAACAAGCTGGGTTGGTTGTTTGATGGTGGTTTCCATGCTATATTTCAGTGAggtcttaaaattaatttgtccAAGTTGAAGATACTTGGTGTCATTATTAGGAAAATCCTGTAAATGACACATGTTTAGGCAGTTTCTACATCTCTCTGACTGGATAGTCCCTGATTTTCTTGCTTCTGCTTACTAAGAGGTCTCTTTCAGGAAGattcataaataaaaagctTGATGTTCCCTATGTCATCCTGACCTTTGACTGCCATTATTTTAGATGGATATCTGCAGTGTGTCTCTGTGGTTGTTTCTGAGGAGTGTTTTTGGtttattccctctttttttttcctgggagaagGGACTTCTGAAGGTCAAAAATCTTGGTATTAAAGCACATATGAATCAAGAATGCTCAGCATCTcaacttttctttcaaatatatttttttaaaaagtgtaggcttttttttttttttgcctttgtgaAAACTTCAGTGAGTTGGTAATTTCTGTGCCCTGATGAAGAGGGGTTACTGAAGGAGCAAGTACAGATTTGTACCAGGACAAGGGCTGGGCAGGTGCTGTAAGAACCTATTTGCACGGTTTACCCAATTCACTTCAATTCTGAAGCAGCAACAGCATTCCCAGTATTTCAGTTCTGCCTTTTTAAAAGGGTATTAACGATGCCAgcttggttggttgtttttgaATAGGAACCTATTTTCCCATTGTGATTTATTGCTTAATTGTGAAATTTTAacaattcacattttaaaaaaacttcatCATAATCCTCTGTAAAAGTAATTACATGGGTGATTTGAACTTTAGTTAAGGACGCTAATAGCTGATTTTAAGTTTAcactgcatttcagaaaaaaatgtctatACATGGGGAAGCTACACTAATGTGTAATTCTGCCCTTTTATGTTCATGAAAGAGCCAAcactctttcttctcttcccctcccccaaAGTATGAACTGTACGCTCCCATCCAACTGAAAATGCTGCCTTTGTAGCTTTGAAACCCCTATGAATTCTCTCTTCGATTAGTGAACAGATACTATATCTCGGCAGTGTATAGAATTGAGTGCCTATAAATGCAAAATCATGACATCAGAGGGAAAGTATTTTGATAACAGGTTTTTAAGTTTCTGTCTGGAGTAGAATATCTGGACCTCTCTGGGGAGAGCTCCACAAAGACCTGGGCTTAGTATGGACAGGAAAGGGAAGATAAAACGATGAATAAAGAAGATGACACAAAAAAATCTTACCGTGGGGTTATAGATGATAGTTCCACTCATAATCTGGAATATGAATGAAGCAAGAAGGTggttttcccttcccctttctaATTGAAGATATAATAAAGAACTAGCTCTAgatgcagaaatatttgctgAATATTAGGAGGAAAATATTACTGGCTTCCTCCATAAAATACAGATCTTAACAGTTATCTGGTAAGTCTGCATTTAAATAATGCATTAGTCTTTGTAAAGAGAAATGCTTTAGTGAGGACATTTTACTGACAGCAGTCTTGGgtagagttttaaaaagcagtattGGACAAAAATGGTTTGCAACACTCTGTTCTCTATTTTTCAAGTTAATTGAAATACTTATTTCTAAATCTTATGTTTAGAACTATGAGGCATATATAAATATGTCTTTATATTGTAGAGGATTCTGGTCTGTTAATCATGAGGGTTTCTGCCTGAAGAGGTGATTGATTGGTGAGCCTTTGAGCTGTTCCCCAGTATTGCAAAAGAATTTTGTTTGGGTGTTCATATGGACCAGATATTAAAGATAAAATCTTTCCTCATTTCACTTGCTTACGCTCTGTGATATGCAATGCTGAACCACTTT
The Vidua macroura isolate BioBank_ID:100142 chromosome 7, ASM2450914v1, whole genome shotgun sequence DNA segment above includes these coding regions:
- the LOC128809999 gene encoding serine/arginine repetitive matrix protein 1-like — encoded protein: MADERSRLRSYSITAACLHASGAGSAQRTRGKRLALPPSPEASPPPGRTAARSRPRWEPGYFPRSFTTSKKAPGWEGNISRRAHSGPGLLTPVSAQPLRAASAFLPPCRARRRGAAPPPSPARRRLRAGAERGPKLRRPRPLSPARPNSTGGSRHKGESLQPPARAPVPPRRPRRPAPPRTIEVAPDIKLCNTPSARLYLPIKEARSTLFRANKNLAIWVAQHCHCLDGRKSPIHNGQPVLPRCESAKPPVASHTRPGSRATKGLKKMQVAEVLCFMPPSSITVRDRPILRIAPLCGHYPGKWELVSGCLV